In Rhipicephalus sanguineus isolate Rsan-2018 chromosome 1, BIME_Rsan_1.4, whole genome shotgun sequence, the DNA window GCGactggagatagatagatagatagatagatagatagatagatagatagatagatagatagatagatagatagatagatagatagatagatagatagatagatagatagatagatagatagatagatagatagatagatagatagatacgctcaaagtgcgtttggttcgccaagaaattatTCGCAATTAAAACGGACGCCGTCAGAAAGCAAAACACTGTACGCGTGATAATACGATGCATTGAACTAATTGTTGTCACCTTGTGTGGGTACAAAAGCATAAAGAGGAATTGCCTCCATGATCGCACGAGTTGAGAAAACGTGGAATGTATGACCGACGCGTGAAAGTGGCGAATGTGAGCGACATTTTTGCGTGTGTCTTGCCGCGCGTGTGCCCACCTCGGTCCTGGAGCCTTCGGAGCAGCTGCGCGTCCTCGACGGTGATGGAGGCGCAGGGAATACGGGGCTCGCCGCGCTCGTAGTTCATCCAGCCCGTGTGCGGGCTCCCGATAGAGAAGGGCGTCACCGAGCGCACCAGCGCGGCAACGGCGCCCGCACGCTCGGCCGCGGCGGCGCCGTTCTCGCGGTACTCCACGGTGCGCCCGTAGCTTACGAACTCCTCGTCGAACACCACCACCTTTCCACGGGCCTGCGCGTACGTTAGTTGGAGAGGAAAGAAATGAGGGAGCTAGTAGGCCCCTACCCTGACGTATCAGATTGTGAGCACTGAAGAGAAAATTGGTTATCTTTTGAGGCCCGTCGAGGCTGACATAGGTATATATCCAACTACCAACTGGCAAAGCACCATATATGCTCTCACTCTTGCGACCTACGTGAACATAGAATTGCTAAACATTTCATAGACTTTATCGACATCCACACTATcattaatgcattaagctgggctagttggtattgattgtatgcttccatattgctagctaacacgcacaaaggacgacatagaaagagacaggacaaccgctagacttcaactgattttttaatcgacatgaagggcataatacatttctttgcgctcgcgcaggtgccacgtcacagacaaagtttgtccaccaaaagaaaaagaaaagaaattctccgccgcccatcgataccgccagttcgctatagtggtttcttcttacacagatagtccagttctctttttGACAACacgatggacggagtgctgacacatgtgtcacccgccttgtgaatttcgacagcctctactatttccctctttctctgttccccgccaacgtacatcacagaagtggcgtcatatgctggggtacaaccctcgcacttcttgcagggcatcgccaataaaccaccgcctgcaagcgatcgaacagccgtgcgatgctccctgagcctttcattgacgcatctgcccctctggccaatatacaccttgccacaagcaagtggaagtgtgtagACGACTCCCGTCTTACAAGCTGTGAACTTTAATTGGTGTTTCTTAGCACACCGCGGCTTCTCAGGTTCCGTCACAGCAGAACAGAGCCCTGCCAGCTTGTGTGGAGCCGTGAACAAGACACCAAGACCGCAATTTCGCGCCACTTTTTTGAGCCGGTGGGGAACGCCGTGAATGTACGGGATTGAAACCCGTAGCATGCGTTTGTCCGAGTCCACCTTGGCCGCATTCCCTCTAAAGCTAGCTTTTAACTCCCTCAAGAGCGCTTCAGCAACCGAGATCACGGTTTGACGAGGGTAGTCCGCGTTATGAAGACGTGCAAGTTGTCCACTCAAACTTGCCTGAACATTGTGCGGACAGGACTTCTGCAGGGCTGCACGCAGGCTGTTCGTCACTATTCCCCGCTTCACCAGCTTCGAATGGGCTGATGCGTAATTAAGGATCTCTTTTTTGGAACGTGGCTTGTACATCCAGCATATGCGCACGCCCGTAAAGCAGATAGATAATTCTAAAAACTGAATAGTGCCATTGACAGGCATTTCATGAGTgaaacgcagccccccccccctcgcacacCCCTTAAAAATATATAAAATGCTAAAAACAGAGGGAATGCGGCCAAGGTGGACTCGGACAAACGCATGCTACGGGTTTCAATCCCGTACATTCACGGCGTTTCCCACCGGCTCAAAAAAGTGGCGCGAAATTGCGGTCTTGGTGTCTTGTTCACGGCTCCACACAAGCTGGCAGGGCTCTGTTCTGCTGTGACGGAACCTGAGAAGCCGCGGTGTGCTAAGAAACACCAATTAAAGTTCACAGCTTGTAAGACGGGAGTCGTctacacacttccacttgcttgtggcaaggtgtatattggccagaggggcagatgcgtcaatgaaaggctcagggagcatcgcacggctgttcgatcgcttgcaggcggtggtttattggcgatgcactgcaagaagtgcgagggttgtaccccagcatatgacgccacttctgtgatgtacgttggcggggaacagagaaagagggaaatagtagaggctgtcgaaattcacaaggcgggtgacacatgtgtcagcactccgtcaATCGCGTTGTCaaaaagagaactggactatctgtgtaagaagaaaccacgtgtgaactggcggtatcgataggcggcggagaatttcttttctttttcttttggtggataaactttgtctgtaacgtggcacctgcgcgtgcgcaaagaaatgtattgtgcccttcatgtcgattaaaaaatcagttgaagtctagcggttgtcctgtctctttctatgtcgtcctttgtgcgtgttcgctagcaatatggaagcatacacaCTATCATTGTCACACGATGTCAACACTTGGTCATGTGACCTCGCCACTTAAGTTTCGCACTTGGTCACGTGACTAAGTCACATCACGTGATCACTTGGTGGCCTGCTCGAATTCGGCGACGTCAGTTTTGAGGGTAGGCTAAGTCAATTTTGGGAGTGGGTTAGGTCGGTTTTGAAGGCACATGGGTCAGCTCAGTTTTCGAAGTCTATTTTGGGACTTGGCTTGGTCGGTAGCAAACTTGGGTCAACTCAATTTTTGAATTGGGCAAGGATAATTTTGCGGTAAGGCCAAATATAGATTACGCGGCCATCGTATagaggacagacagaaagacggtAAGGTAGATATATCCAAAGAAACGCTCTCTCATTTTAAGGAGAGACCCATTCCTTCCACGTCGGCAATCTGTACTATGCATCGGGAATTTCAGCGCGTGTAGCTGTATAGGTGTACAGGCTCTCGCAATCTTGTTTAAGAGAAAGAGGAAATGATGAGTATATAGTTATCAGCCAGAGACAGCAGCGAAAGCAGAATTTCCGCGGAAATTGCGCGCGCACGGTGCTCATACCCACCTTTGAGGCGTTGGACTGGAGCTCCTCGAATGATCTGACTACCAGAATAGGTGCAGTGATTCCGTTGGGCGACGTACCCACGCTTCCACCCAGGCCCAGCATGTTGAGCTTTTGCATACGCGGCCGCACTATCCAGGCCGACTCGTTTCCACGCACCCAGTGCGGCACGGCCACGCGCTCCGTGTACACGCGGTCCAGTTCCTGGCGGCCCAAGAGCTCCACCATGTAGTCGATGGCGTTCTCCAGGTTGCGCGATCCCGAGATGCGGGCGCCGAATCGGTCGACAAATTTGGCCAGTTCTTCATAGGTGCGGTTGCGCTCGGGGCCCCGGAGCACGTAGTCGATGATGCTCTGCACTACCGGCGCGTAACTGCGTATCTCTGCGACGAGTTCGGGAGACAAGAGCTGCGTGGCGTTGCAGGTGTACACCTGCTGGTCGTCGGCCGCCCATGCCGCACCGGCGGCCAGCAGAAGCAGCAGTTGCAGCACGGCAGACGGGCACGCCATCGCGACCACGCACGCTCTCTGAGCCTCACCGCGAGGTAGGGCCCGTTTTCATAAGGTGCAACCGTGCAACTTGCAGTACCGATAGCACGGCCGCTAACCTGACGGATCGGATTGCGAGCGCTGAGGAAACAAATTCGTTATCTTCCAAGGCATGAAGGCTGACCTCGGCAACTGCAACTCCTGTTTCAGCTGGGAGATTAGTTATTCGCACCGGCGCTCAGCAGGGGCGGCGTCCTCTTCAAGTCCATGTGGATCGCGTGGCACAGGAAAGTGTAAGAGTGTATGAGTACACGTTCACACATATATATAACAAAGCCGTTTGGTGCTGTGCGCAAATTGTAATGGTCTTTCGCAGCGCAATGTTACTGCACAACTTTATTGCTTGCGTATTTTTTTCACTTCTTTATCGTCGACATAGCATCATGGGCGCTTGCATCCTTCAATTCACATGCGTTTATTGAAGCACTGCACTATGCCTCCGATCTGTTTTATATTTCACTCATGCTTTTTAGTGATAGCCTTGCGCGAGCTGTTCCTCCTGGGCAGCGGTGCATGTTTACACTGCAGTTTAAATGCACTTGAACAGTCGTTCCGGTGCGTCTTTTAATGTAACATGTCTGGTCGATGATTGCGACCCTTGTCCTCGCCGCGGTCGCTCACTCGAGGCTTCCACCATGGCCTCTTGAATCGACGTCGTGCACACCGCTCCAATGTTGGCCGGTGTTAACTGAGGTAATGCGGTGGCTAAATTTAAAGGTCAGTTTAGTTAAATAAGTGCGTCTTCAGGTTTGAAGTATATAATATTAGCACAGTATGGCTGACCAGAGCTCAAACTTTGCGTGCTAATATTAGGACTACACACAGCCTAAGTCGTAAACAAGGCACTGGCGATACCAGGACAAAGAAATTTTGCAACACGATCGAGCGCCCTTTTCTTGTCCTCTTTCCTTTGTCGCCGTCCCGTTAGCGATGTCTTCCTATACGTATACTACGAATAATTTCCTCTACTTTTACATAGCCTAACGAGAGAACGAAATTTTCATTAGCACGTGATTCGATTTCGTATCAGTGAATTCCTTGTAGATACGCCGCGTATAAGCCCAGTATGGCGTTGCTCAGCGAGAGGTCGAGGGTCCGAtctcggccgcggtggccgcatctTTATGGGAGTGAAACGCAAGAACGCACATGGAGAtgaacgttaaagaactctgggtagcaaaaaaaaaaggaaaaacagctGTGATGATAGATCATATCCAGGGTGTCGAACCGAACCAAAACCAAAAAGCGAACCCGCACCCAATTTTTAGCTGGAGCAACCTGAatcattattttttatcgtgCCTGGACCGGAAACAAATCAGaaccacatacacacacaaaaaaattggggggggggggggggtcacttgaGCTTTCCCTTCAAGAGCGGAACGCGAGAGCAGTCGgtcgcatcgtcttctcattcgcttgctgctcttcgcttttcggtggacacctcaaccgtgccgcaaggagagGAACGTCCATGGGCGTATCAatggccgttttaaactctcttTGAGGTTGTCGCTAACCGTTAGCAATAAACTCTTCTAGAATGTTTACTGCAAATGCAGTTGACCCTCTGGATGACTCTTGGCGATTGGCCGCTAATTGTCGTGATTGTCCTTATTCCTACTTCCTTTGCCCCGTCAACCACTTAATACAGAGATCATAGAGGCATGTTTGGAATATCAAAGACGATATGTATTCATTAAAGACAGTAAGATAAAAATATATTCACATAGAGATTCTATCGCGGAAATTACGCAAGCAAATGAAGTTTCTGCTTCGCACACTACGTCCATGTCGTGCAGGAGCTGTCGCTGCATGAATGATGCTTGAAATGTTCCTTCTTTTGTCATAAATTCATCTTGCATGATGGCCGCTTCTCTGGTTATTGCTACATCATGCACCTCTAGCGATGGGAATATTTTGAAGAGACTTGTTTGCTCTGCACGAAAGAGCTGGGAACAAAAAGGCTGCTAAAGATTGAGTAGAACAGATATACCACAACACTTTTACCCTATAGGCAGTACATCTGATGGAAAATGGTATATCATGAGATATATAACAAAAACTTGGTGCGCTTTTGGCTGTGAAAATACCAAGAGGTGACCCAGCCTCGTTTTGCGTGTGGATCTCCCAACGGTCGCCAAGCAGATGCATGGGAATGCCAGCGAGTTAGGAAAGTGAGTCTGCTCTCGACTCTCTGAGCAAATCTCTTCGCCGAATACAGCAGCACTCATGCATCTAAAACAGCATATATAGCATGATGTGCGTTCAAGAGCGGTGTTCGGTCGCTCGTGGGAGAAGATATGTTGGCCTTTTAAACTCTCCTAAAATGGGGCCTACTGCTAACAAGTGCGAAGTGCACACTTCGCAGGGGCGGCGTCAGTGGGGGTTAAGTTCtccgcctccctgcccccctgaaggagcTCACTGTTCGTGATCGGGATCAACGCGCTGATTGCTGTGTTTGGTCGCTTCGGTTAACATGCTCAGGTCTCGCTCTCGATAGAGCAAGGCGCCAGTTCCATGAGTTGAGTGTCAGCGCTTTTGCTCAGTCCGTGCGGACGCACACTGGCTGCGTTCAGCACGGCTGAGCAGATGTCGATGTCATGGAGTTTCGCTGGTCATGCCGCGCACCTATAGGCTTATTGCCATttgaatcaggggcgtagccaaggggggggggggttcaaacctcccccgaaatttttcagttttgcttgcgtatatccccccccccaaccgaaaaaatttctggctacgcccctgatttgaATCAATAATATTTCTGGTGCTTCAGTGAACGGGCGCTCCAAATGAACAGTGTCCAATCCCCGACTGCAGTAAGCTGCACCAGACTTTCGGCAGTGACACACTTACTCTGCGCATTGAAGGAGACACCACAAGGGGTGtgtcaatatttttaaaaaattcgaaTATTGTGTATAATCAAACAGTGTTTATTCGATTCAGTCTTTGAATCGAATATTGCTGTACGTAAGTactaatatttttcgaatagtttacAAACACTTCGAAATGCCAACTGCGCCCAAATAAACCGTGAATTGGCGCAAAAGTACGATAAATTTCATCCCCGCGGGCATAGTACAGCCATAAAATATGAGAGTTTACGTAGTGCAGCAGGCTAAGTCTCTTGGGGAGCCACTTTTTCGTCTATGCAACAACTCGCACTGACTCGTGCATGTGGATAACTTACTGATTTGTTCCTGATGCTCCATATTTGTGCTTTGCTGAAATTATTGTTGGGAGCATTGTCTTATATTAATTATCAGATCGGCTGTTCAGCATTCGAAAGGTATTCTATATTTGATTGGATTCGTTTCTGGCAGTGCTATTCGCAAAATTCGTTGACGATACGGTATCAAAATATTCATTGCAGAGGGCTGCACATGCGCTCCCTTCGCCACACAGCGTCGCGATGGGGTGTGCATTTCAATGCTGGAAGGCACAAATTAAAGTCTCAGTAACTACGGAAACAGGTACACACTGGCCGAAGTCCTTAGAGCAATAAAATGCAGCGACGCTTGTGCTATGGTCACTCTTCTATCGCGAAGCTGTCTCTGTGGAAGGAAGATTATACGGAACTTTGGATTTGGTGTGGTGTGGTTTTTAGTGCCCGAGCTTTTTAACTTTGGGCGTCTTGGGTTTCACGTGCTGTGCCAAAActggcatgattatgaggcacgtcgtaatgGGGGTGGGGGTCAcggattaatttttaccacctAGGGTGTCACACGGACGTTTTTGCCAATCGGCCTTGCCCAACCTGCAGCTGTAACGCGAGTAATAATTTTTTCCCCCTTGTGTATCGTGCGAGCTGATATTTGAATATACGCTTGCGCATATTCTCTGCAAATTCGTTGGGCACGTGATAGTATTTATTACCGGCATTTCTTGTTTCACCGATATACCGATATTACGACCTCCGTAGCAGACGACGTAGTGTTGCAAGCGTGAAGCGTCCGCATCGAATACTCGTCACCACGCCGCTCGCGGCGTATTTTTTGTTCTGCGGCGGTTCCTGGCAGCTTCAAAGTGCGGTATTGCAATAAATTTTAGCAGTATGTGTGGTGAAGTAATACGATTCTGCTGACACAAAACTAGTAATAATGATAGAGTAAGAGAGGGCGCTAGCTAACACAACAACTCAAAATAGATCGTACGTAGATCCGCATATCGAGGTGGTGCGCACACTTGGTGCGCGTCATGCGCGTGTCCACGAGTAGCGCCAAAATCTTGCTATGGTGGTAATGGCGGTGTAGTGAAGTACTACCTGTCCGCAGTGCGCCTTCGACACAAACACCGACCGTTTGCCCTTACGACGGAGTGCTCAAGCTTTGCTACTAAACGAGTTATCGGGCGAATAATTAGAGCGTCCAGTCGTAGCTGCATTAAATGCTGCAATAATCCCAATTGTCTTGTGCGCATTTGGGAAAGTGCTCGCTCACAATGAGTTTTGGAGGCAGCACCTCGCAGGAGACGATTCCTAAGTTTAAATCGTTCGTGTCCGAAAGTGAGCTTGAAGAAAAACGCAGGAAAAGGCAAGAAGAATGGGAAAAAGTCAGGAAGGCAGATGATCCAGTTGGTATGTTCCTAAGGTCTATTGGCATGCGTTGCCGGCTCGAGTGGTACTCGTGCCGATGTTTATTACGCGGCGAAATAAATTTGTGTCTATGCTGTATCATGTTGCGAGCAGCAAAGCGTTAACTCGTAGGTGGATGGCGTGACACAAAAAAAGTCAAGAGTCGAGTTATTTCTGGGCTTGTTTGCTCCCTGGCCGTAGTGCACCCTCGAATTTTGAACTCGTAGTTAACGCTTAGAATGCAGACAGCCTCTCTTCATTAAACAACAGTGTGACATGCTGCAAAATTGAACTATGATTCGCTAAAAGCGCATGCTCTGAAAATATACAAACAAGAGCTTACATTGGCAATATGTGTATGCTGAAACATGGTGTGCTGTAGCGCAGCGTggaatatgatttttttttttaatttttgagtTGCAGTCTTCTTCGCCCTTCCTTCCACAGGGGCCACAGGCTGATCTTGGTACGAATGAGGTATCAATGCTGTTCTGCCGCGTGCAGCTATGTGGTGACACAC includes these proteins:
- the LOC119374257 gene encoding carboxypeptidase Q, producing the protein MACPSAVLQLLLLLAAGAAWAADDQQVYTCNATQLLSPELVAEIRSYAPVVQSIIDYVLRGPERNRTYEELAKFVDRFGARISGSRNLENAIDYMVELLGRQELDRVYTERVAVPHWVRGNESAWIVRPRMQKLNMLGLGGSVGTSPNGITAPILVVRSFEELQSNASKARGKVVVFDEEFVSYGRTVEYRENGAAAAERAGAVAALVRSVTPFSIGSPHTGWMNYERGEPRIPCASITVEDAQLLRRLQDRGIEVHVHLIMDAQNLPLTTSRNTIAELKGTTMPDEVVLVSGHLDSWDVGQGAMDDGGGAFISWRALALLRRLGLRPRRTLRALLWTGEEEGVWGGRAYYERHGGRPEARRLLNLVMESDLGTFRPLGLRLAATDPRARCMAAQVLRLFGSINATQLTLGPDGPDIQPWVDAGVPGASLDTANKEYFYFHHTDGDSMTVEDPTNLDLCTALWAASAFVFADLSERLPRP